The Acidobacteriota bacterium genomic interval ATTCTAATCTACACGTCAACCCAGCATTTCATGCCCAAAACGGGCATTTCATGCTGGGCTTTCACATTGGGCGCCTCCGGCGCTGATCTCAAAATGCGTACCAATTCTTGCGTCTCCGGCGCGGATCTCAGAACCTATACAGCTTCGCCGGATTATCCACCAGGATTGCGTTGCGTCGGGCAACGTTTGGAAGCCAGGTCGCGAGCAGGTTCAACATTCGCCCATCATCAATCGGGAGCAGAGGGGAGACCTCTGTAGTCTCGCGAGCACTGGCGGTATCGGGATGTGGCCAGTCAGAACCCCATAGCACGCGCTCTGGATTGGCAGCGACAAACACCTTCGCCAATGGCGCTGCGTCCTGATAATCGGGAGCGCTCGATGCGCGATAGACGCCAGAGATTTTCACGTAGGCTTTCTCAGTTTGAAGCAGGCGCAACAAACTCGCCATCCCAGGCTGTTGCACTCCAAGAACGGCCTTAGCTCCGCCGAAATGATCGAAGACGATCGGGACAGTAGCAGCGGTAAGCTGCTTCTCGATCGCCGCCACTACGGGAAGACTCACAAACATCTGAACATGCCAGGGACGTCCGCCGATCTGCCGAAGCGCCTTTTGCAGGCGCTCTCGGGCAAACGCGGGATCATCCTGCCCGGCAGTTCCGAGGTTAATGCGAACCCCGCGAATCCCGCCGCGATGCATGCGGTCGAGTTCTGCAGAAGAAGTCTTCTCATCGATGACAGCAATGCCGCGAGCCCGTGGACCAAGCTGCTTGATTGCATCGAGTGTGCAGGAGTTGTCAGTTCCATAAACGCTCGCCTGAATGACGACCACGCGATCGATATGCAGTGCGCGATGCATGTTGCGCAGCTCGTCGACCGTGGCGGCCTCAGGCGTGTAGGTGCGAGTTGGAGTAAACGGAAAGCGCTGAGGATCGCCAAAGATGTGCACGTGGCAATCGCACGCGCCTGGAGGAACTTTGAAGTTCACCGGCGTAGTGGGTTGCGAAGCGCTGGCAAAGGCATCGGTTGCAGGTCCAAGCAGCGCTGTTGTTCCAGCAGCGGCAGCGGCGATGAGAAAGTCACGTCGAGTGGGCACAGGTTTGAATTCTATTGTGATCTCGGAACGGTTGAGGAGCACGAACCAAGTGAGCCAGCCCAAGCTTCATAGAAGCCCCGCTTTAGGTGTGTGGCACAGCCGCCCTCGGCTGTGGCTCTGCCGCCGCTGACACAGGCGAGGGCGCCTGTGCCACAAATGATCAACACATCCAAAACGAGCAAGCGATGGAATAATCTATAAAATCTTCTTCCCAAAAGCGGACATCGCCAACTCAACCGCCAGGTTTGCTGTCCGATTATGCTCGTCGATCACCGGATTGACTTCAACGATCTCGAGGCTGGTCATTCGGCCATGGTCAGCGATGATCTCCATTGCCAGGTGAGCTTCGCGATAGGTGGCGCCTCCGCGCACAGGCGTACCAACTCCCGGCGCGTCCTCGGGATCGATCCAGTCCATGTCGAGCGACACGTGATAGCCCGCCGTTCCGCGACCCGCCGTGCGCAGCGCCTCTTCCATCACCGTTCGCATGCCACGCTCGTCGATATCGCGCATGGTGTACACCTCGCTGATGCCCGCGCTGCGGATATTTTCCTTCTCCGCCTGATCGATGTCGCGCACGCCGATGATCACGGTATTTTCGGGCAGCACCTTGGGTGAGAAATCGTAGATGCGCGAGAGCTCGTCCTGCCACAGTCCAAGAATTGCGGCTAAAGGCATTCCATGTACGTTGCCGCTGGGCGACGTTGCCGGCGTATTGATGTCGCTGTGGGCGTCGATCCAGATGAGACCGATGCGCTGCTCCTGCTGGCGATAAAACTCGGCCACGCCGCTCACCGTTCCTGCCGCAATGGAATGATCGCCGCCGAGAACCACCGGAATCATTCCTTCCTGCAAGGTCTTTAAGACCAGCTCGGCCTCTTTCGTGCAAGTAGTCGCAATCTCCTTCAGATACTTCGCATGAGCATTGCCTTGTTTCTTGGTCTCCGCGATTGCGACGGGGATGTTGCCGCCATCCTCGACGATCAGGCCAAGCGACTCGAGCTTGGCCTCGAGTCCCGCCACGCGAACCGCCGAGGGACCCATGTCAACACCGCGCCGTGACTGTCCAAGATCGAGCGGGACACCAATGACACGAATCTTGCGCGCCGCGACCTGCGTCGGCGCGCTATGCGGGCGGGAGGGTAGCTCTTTTATGCGATCGATCATTAGTGTGATTTGGTTTAGAAAAGGGCATCGCCTTTATCCGTGCCGGGTGTGATTTTGTTAGGGAAGAGCACCGGCTTTAGCCATGCCGTTAAGAGCCGCCTCCTTCGTTCGCGGCTTCAGCCGCTGAGGTAAATAGGCGGGCAGGAGGAGGTCTCTTCCGTCAGTTCCCAATGTTATGAAATAAGTTTGATCGCTAATCGCAGACGGCAGTCTGATTGGCTTGCTCATCACTTACCTCAGCGGCTAAAGCCGAAAATACTGTTTGCGCCTATCCGGCACGGCTGAAGCCGATGCCTTCCCTAAATCGCCAATTGTCTAAGGATAAATCCGATGCAACATCCGCGGGAACGGAATCGTCTCGCGCACGTGTTCCAGAGCGCAAATCCAGGCCACGGCACGTTCGATTCCCATTCCGAAACCGGCGTGTGGAACACCGCCGTACTTGCGTAAATCCAGGTACCACTTAAATGCCGATTCCGGCAGGCCGTGCTCATGGATCCGCTTCAGCAGCAGTTCATAGGAACCCATGCGCTGTGAGCCGCCGATGATCTCCCCGTAGCCTTCGGGAGCTAACACATCGACGCACAATGCCAGCTCGGGACGCTGCGGATCGGGCTCCATGTAGAAGGCCTTCACTGCCGCGGGATAACGATGCACCATCACCGGTCGATCGAATTGCGAGGAGATATAAGTCTCGTCAGGCGAGCCGAAATCTCCGCCCCACTCGAACTTGCTCTCCAGCTTTCCTTCCGCAAAGCCTTTGTGCAAGAGCTGCACTGCTTCGTCGTAGGTGATCCGGGGGAATGGAGTCCTAACATTCGCGAGCTTCGAAACGTCGCGTCCTATGACTTGCAGATCGGCGGGACGGCGTTCCAGACAGCGCGCGACGATGAAGCTGATGAACTCCTCTGCAAGGTTCATAAGATCATCGAGCGTCGCGTACGCGACCTCAGGTTCGACCATCCAGAACTCGGTGAGATGGCGGCGCGTCTTCGATTTCTCTGCGCGAAACGTTGGGCCAAACGAATAGACCTTGCCCAGCGCCATCGCGGTGGCCTCGATGTATAGCTGGCCCGACTGTGTCAGATAAGCCTGCTCGTCGAAGTAGTCGACCGGGAAGAGCGTGGTCGTTCCTTCGCAAGCGGCAGGAGTCAGGATCGGCGGATCAGTGAGCGTGAAGCCGCGATCGTCGAAGAAGTCGCGTGCCGCCTTGATGATCTCAGCGCGTGTTCGCAGGATTGCTGCCTGTCGCGGCGTTCGCATCCAGAGATGGCGGTGTTCCATGAGGAAATCGACGCCGTGTTCTTTGAGTGAGATCGGGAAGGGGTCGTTCTCCGGCACCTTCTGCACGACTTGCACATCGCTCACGTCGAGCTCGTACCCACCCGGTGCACGTTTGTCGGCGCGAACTTTGCCTGTGACGATCACCGCCGATTCCTGCGTGAGATGTTTGATGTTGTCAAAAACTTCAGGAGGAACCGCCGCTTTCGGCACCACTCCCTGAATGATTCCGCTGCCATCGCGGAAGATCGGAAAGAGCAGTTTCCCGCTCTCGCGCAGATTGTAGAGCCATCCGCGAATGGTGACGCTTTGCCCTTCGCGCGTTCCGATTTGGGAGATCGTGGTTACGGGGGCTTCGCTGGCGGTGATTGGTTGTTCTTTGACTTCCATAAATGTCGAGACTCTATAGGATAAATCCGAGAATCTTTAGTTCCGCCATCCTCAGGCCCGATGTATTTCTGCCCTCCTGAGGCCCGCTGTTGGCCGAAGGAATCGTGACGGTGTAGGGAAGGGCACGACTTCAGTCGTGCCCTTCCCTACACCCCACGACCTCCGGTCGTGCCCTTGTTAAATCTGTCACGAGCTCGCGGTCGCGCCAGGCACCAGCCACTTATCCGCATAACCGGGAAGCGGCGTGCCCTCACACCATCTGCTTCTCAGCCTCGCGCA includes:
- a CDS encoding hydrolase, with the protein product MPTRRDFLIAAAAAGTTALLGPATDAFASASQPTTPVNFKVPPGACDCHVHIFGDPQRFPFTPTRTYTPEAATVDELRNMHRALHIDRVVVIQASVYGTDNSCTLDAIKQLGPRARGIAVIDEKTSSAELDRMHRGGIRGVRINLGTAGQDDPAFARERLQKALRQIGGRPWHVQMFVSLPVVAAIEKQLTAATVPIVFDHFGGAKAVLGVQQPGMASLLRLLQTEKAYVKISGVYRASSAPDYQDAAPLAKVFVAANPERVLWGSDWPHPDTASARETTEVSPLLPIDDGRMLNLLATWLPNVARRNAILVDNPAKLYRF
- the rocF gene encoding arginase: MIDRIKELPSRPHSAPTQVAARKIRVIGVPLDLGQSRRGVDMGPSAVRVAGLEAKLESLGLIVEDGGNIPVAIAETKKQGNAHAKYLKEIATTCTKEAELVLKTLQEGMIPVVLGGDHSIAAGTVSGVAEFYRQQEQRIGLIWIDAHSDINTPATSPSGNVHGMPLAAILGLWQDELSRIYDFSPKVLPENTVIIGVRDIDQAEKENIRSAGISEVYTMRDIDERGMRTVMEEALRTAGRGTAGYHVSLDMDWIDPEDAPGVGTPVRGGATYREAHLAMEIIADHGRMTSLEIVEVNPVIDEHNRTANLAVELAMSAFGKKIL
- a CDS encoding asparagine--tRNA ligase, producing the protein MEVKEQPITASEAPVTTISQIGTREGQSVTIRGWLYNLRESGKLLFPIFRDGSGIIQGVVPKAAVPPEVFDNIKHLTQESAVIVTGKVRADKRAPGGYELDVSDVQVVQKVPENDPFPISLKEHGVDFLMEHRHLWMRTPRQAAILRTRAEIIKAARDFFDDRGFTLTDPPILTPAACEGTTTLFPVDYFDEQAYLTQSGQLYIEATAMALGKVYSFGPTFRAEKSKTRRHLTEFWMVEPEVAYATLDDLMNLAEEFISFIVARCLERRPADLQVIGRDVSKLANVRTPFPRITYDEAVQLLHKGFAEGKLESKFEWGGDFGSPDETYISSQFDRPVMVHRYPAAVKAFYMEPDPQRPELALCVDVLAPEGYGEIIGGSQRMGSYELLLKRIHEHGLPESAFKWYLDLRKYGGVPHAGFGMGIERAVAWICALEHVRETIPFPRMLHRIYP